Genomic segment of Coffea arabica cultivar ET-39 chromosome 1e, Coffea Arabica ET-39 HiFi, whole genome shotgun sequence:
GTGGTAACAGCGAAAAAGGAGAAATTTTTGTCTTTGGTAAGTGGGTATGATGAGCTTCTCACCTTCAATGGGCAGTGTAATCAGCAATGGTTGTGCGTGTATTCTCTCCAAGAACATTTTGAGAGGTCAAGGATATTTTGTCCCAGTGTACGTTCTATACTATTCTTTCCTCTTGATAATGCGTATGGACCGAAGCATTGTCGTCTCTTATTCAATCTGTGCATCTTCAAACTTCTTAATGTGTTGAATTTGGAGCAAATCCGTCTAGGATTTTGCTTTCCAAGTGAAACGCTATTGCTTGTTGAGTTGAGGTACTTGGCAGCTCAGGGTGAATTCGATTCGATCCCATCATCAATATCCAACCTCTCAAATTTAGAAACTCTTCTTGTCAAAAGTCATAGTACAGCTGTATTGCCAGATACTATCTGGAATATGCAGAAATTAAGACATCTGCATGGTGGTTTTAGCTTGCTTGGGTCTAGTTTGGCCACAGAAAACCTTGAAATGTCCTCTGTCTTACACAATTTAGAGACCTTTTCTGTGCTTAGCCTTTCTTCTGGGCAAAGCATTGAAAAGATACTGAGGAAGTTGCCAAACATCCGCAGACTAAAATGCACACTCTTTGAATCAGGGAAATCTACTGGGGATTGCAACAGGACCGTGGCAGTGCAGTTTTTGAGTCGACTACAATCACTCCACCTGTCCTCATCATTTGGAAGAGTAAAGTATCATAGCGAGCTTCATTTTCCCTCGAACCTAAGGAAGCTGTCTCTGTCATACTTGCATTCGAGTATAATTCCAGAACTGAGAGATCTACCCAATCTTGAGGTACTCAAACTACTTTCCATCCACTGTGAGGAGAATACTTGGGACATGGAAGAAGAATGGGAACTCCCAAAACTCAGATTCTTGAAGTTAGGCTCCTTGGACATTGTGAGATGGACCAGCACGAGCGATCATTTCCCCTGTCTTGAGAAATTAGTGCTGCAGGAATGTCGCAAACTAGAAGAGATCCCTTCTTGCTTAGAGGTTATTGAACATCTAGGAATGATTGAGGTGCGTGACTGCCCAGTCTTGGATAGAAGTTTACTTTTGAAGATTGAGGAGGAACAGAACAGCTCAGGAAATTATGATTTCAAGATCTTTATCTTCCAGTGATACGAGACCATGGATGTTCTGTTCAGAAGCAAGAATTCGCCCTCACATGTCGCATAACATGTCAAGTGGTTGAATCTATTTATGTTTTTCATTGTTGACAGAGATTTGGATATGAAATCAATGTACTAATTAATAAATGAAGTTGTGATGACCACCTGTTACCAAGTTTAGTTCTTGTTTGAAGAAGGATGCTTTGTACTAATAAATGCATGACTGTAGTGGATTTTTGTGAATAAAGAATATTGCTGAGTGTTTCATCTGTTATCATCTATTAGCTTCTGTGTTTCACTTCAGCACCTGGCAATGGTTTCAGCTTAGGACactctttgtttttcttcattttcttgctacTTCTGATACTTTGAATTTGTTTTCACTGCCTTCTGTAATGAAAGTGCAGCCACAGTTGAATTCTTCTATTGCTAGTGGTTTGACAATGAAGTTTTGAAATTGCTATTTCTGGTGACCTTTCCTCATTTGCTCCAACAATTTCTCTTCATGTTTGTCTGGATTTCTTTGTCTGCACCACAATTTTCTCCTTCATCTGTCTATATTTTGAAGTTCATTTCTCCAGCAGATGGACTAAAGTTGCAGAGCGAAATTTTTGGAATTGATCAAAC
This window contains:
- the LOC113694802 gene encoding putative late blight resistance protein homolog R1B-16, giving the protein MDIIKLSYRNLPDYLKPSFLYFGAFPVGQEIPFGKLMRLWIAEGFVQLSDGKSLEDVAGDYINDLIGRSLVMISKERSLGGIKACCVHDLLHEFCVVTAKKEKFLSLVSGYDELLTFNGQCNQQWLCVYSLQEHFERSRIFCPSVRSILFFPLDNAYGPKHCRLLFNLCIFKLLNVLNLEQIRLGFCFPSETLLLVELRYLAAQGEFDSIPSSISNLSNLETLLVKSHSTAVLPDTIWNMQKLRHLHGGFSLLGSSLATENLEMSSVLHNLETFSVLSLSSGQSIEKILRKLPNIRRLKCTLFESGKSTGDCNRTVAVQFLSRLQSLHLSSSFGRVKYHSELHFPSNLRKLSLSYLHSSIIPELRDLPNLEVLKLLSIHCEENTWDMEEEWELPKLRFLKLGSLDIVRWTSTSDHFPCLEKLVLQECRKLEEIPSCLEVIEHLGMIEVRDCPVLDRSLLLKIEEEQNSSGNYDFKIFIFQ